In Thermorudis peleae, a genomic segment contains:
- a CDS encoding putative phosphothreonine lyase domain-containg protein, translating to MMTTRTRTPSEWCYAPGVERLNPQQAGFWRSILRPSYAGRVWDKVSAAVRAGDLGPAARLKPIAGGRRYELRIYVADVGDRDAVLRIRRVLRFRLGFVRAHQLL from the coding sequence GACAACCCGGACAAGAACACCGAGCGAGTGGTGCTACGCTCCCGGCGTCGAGCGGCTCAATCCCCAGCAGGCCGGCTTCTGGCGTTCGATCCTGCGGCCATCGTATGCCGGCCGTGTCTGGGACAAGGTGAGCGCGGCCGTGCGTGCCGGTGACCTTGGCCCAGCTGCCCGCCTGAAGCCGATCGCCGGCGGCCGGCGCTACGAACTCAGGATCTACGTTGCGGATGTCGGTGATCGTGATGCCGTCTTGCGCATCCGCCGGGTGCTCCGCTTCCGGCTCGGCTTCGTTCGGGCCCATCAGTTGTTATGA